The Chitinophagales bacterium genome has a window encoding:
- a CDS encoding aminotransferase class V-fold PLP-dependent enzyme — MNKRDFLKASSLIGLNSFLSFSALGRMLDQAANLPVDELAKDDEFWTAVRGEYNLKKEYINLESGYYNIMPLPIQERYLQHIRDVNKLGAFYMRTMQAGNKKRVTSKLAQLAGCSSEELIITRNTTESLDMIIAGLDWKRGDEAIMAEQDYGAMLNMFRQVSERYGVVNKVLSVPQHPENDDEIVSLYEKAITKKTRLLMICHMINITGHILPVQKICDMAHKHGVLVMVDGAHTFAHLDFKVPDLHADFYGCSLHKWLSVPLGAGMLYVKKEHIKKIWPLLAEDKSQDDNILRLNHTGTHPVATDLTIEDAIDFYNNLGPQKKEARLRYLQRYWTEQVRDIPNVILHTPADPKRACAIANVGIKAISPADMAKRLFDDYKIYTVAINNAGVHGCRITPNIFTTKDELDVLVEAIKAMAV, encoded by the coding sequence ATGAACAAGCGTGATTTTTTAAAAGCCTCGTCCCTCATCGGGCTGAATAGCTTTCTTAGTTTTTCAGCGCTCGGGCGCATGTTAGATCAGGCAGCAAATTTGCCTGTTGATGAGTTAGCAAAAGACGACGAATTCTGGACTGCTGTGCGAGGGGAGTATAACCTGAAAAAAGAATACATCAACCTGGAGAGTGGCTACTATAACATTATGCCCCTGCCTATACAGGAACGATACCTGCAACATATCCGCGATGTGAATAAGCTGGGCGCATTCTACATGCGTACAATGCAGGCAGGTAACAAGAAACGTGTGACATCTAAACTGGCGCAGTTGGCAGGTTGTAGTTCTGAAGAACTTATCATTACCCGGAATACTACGGAAAGCCTGGATATGATCATCGCAGGCCTTGATTGGAAACGTGGTGATGAGGCTATTATGGCCGAACAGGATTATGGTGCAATGTTAAACATGTTTCGACAGGTAAGTGAGCGTTATGGAGTAGTGAATAAAGTATTGTCTGTACCCCAACATCCCGAAAACGATGACGAGATCGTTAGTTTGTACGAAAAGGCCATTACGAAAAAGACCAGGCTGCTGATGATTTGCCACATGATCAATATTACAGGACATATACTACCGGTGCAAAAGATCTGCGATATGGCACATAAGCACGGAGTACTGGTGATGGTAGATGGAGCCCATACTTTTGCTCACCTTGATTTTAAAGTGCCTGACCTGCATGCCGACTTTTATGGTTGCAGCCTGCATAAGTGGCTGAGTGTGCCGTTGGGGGCGGGCATGCTTTATGTAAAGAAAGAGCACATAAAAAAGATATGGCCGCTGTTAGCAGAAGACAAAAGCCAGGACGACAATATTCTGCGATTGAATCATACAGGCACGCATCCCGTAGCTACCGATCTTACTATTGAAGATGCCATTGATTTTTATAACAACCTGGGCCCGCAGAAAAAAGAAGCTCGCCTCCGTTATCTGCAACGCTACTGGACAGAGCAGGTGCGTGACATACCCAATGTAATATTGCACACGCCTGCAGACCCTAAGCGCGCATGTGCTATTGCCAACGTAGGTATAAAAGCTATTTCGCCCGCTGATATGGCTAAGCGCTTGTTTGATGACTATAAGATATATACAGTAGCAATAAACAATGCAGGTGTGCACGGTTGTCGTATCACACCCAATATTTTTACAACAAAAGATGAGTTGGATGTTCTGGTAGAAGCTATCAAAGCAATGGCAGTTTAA
- a CDS encoding MATE family efflux transporter encodes MQLSITNKDILKLAAPISVSLLIPQISFLTDTIFLGQLGERELGVNGMAGIFYLILSMIGYGLANGIQVQMSRRAGERNYTGLARTFTNGMMLCLMFGIGLMVVSFILSPIIFNTNLHDDSNAHLTLQFLNMRTWGLPFLLLTQLANSFYIATNQSRYLVHGAIASTAVNIVLDYGLIFGKLGLPEMGLAGAALASAIAEVVFCAVMYGIFYYKKMQHKFPVLSTGRFDTALARRSLVIASPLIVQFLFSIGGWQIFFIYVEHLGTRELAVSQILRSVFGVAGIGLWALASSCNTIVSNVIGQSKQRLVIPVILRTIKLAVIYAVALGAILVIFPDSFLGMYRNDPDLVQFAIPSLRVVAISSIIMAVATVLFNGVMGTGNTRINLLIEVICVGTYVVYCYFVIERMRLPLYWAWASEFVYWGALVTACILYLRTGRWRNKTV; translated from the coding sequence GTGCAACTATCCATTACTAATAAAGATATACTTAAACTGGCGGCGCCGATATCGGTCTCCCTGCTTATTCCGCAGATCAGCTTCCTGACGGATACCATCTTCCTTGGGCAACTGGGCGAGCGCGAACTGGGCGTCAATGGTATGGCGGGCATCTTCTACCTCATATTATCTATGATCGGGTATGGGCTGGCCAATGGTATACAGGTACAGATGTCTCGCCGGGCGGGCGAACGCAATTATACAGGCCTTGCCCGCACCTTTACCAATGGTATGATGCTCTGCCTCATGTTCGGTATAGGATTGATGGTTGTTTCATTTATATTATCGCCAATAATATTCAATACCAACCTCCACGACGATAGCAATGCCCACCTTACCTTACAGTTCCTGAACATGCGTACATGGGGGCTGCCCTTCCTGTTACTTACTCAATTGGCCAACTCATTTTATATAGCTACCAACCAGTCGCGCTACCTGGTGCATGGGGCCATAGCCAGTACCGCCGTGAATATCGTCCTGGACTACGGCCTGATATTCGGCAAGCTAGGGCTGCCTGAGATGGGCCTTGCAGGTGCCGCACTCGCGTCTGCAATTGCCGAGGTGGTGTTCTGCGCTGTTATGTATGGCATCTTTTATTATAAAAAGATGCAGCATAAGTTCCCGGTACTTTCCACAGGCAGGTTTGATACTGCATTGGCCCGACGTTCGCTGGTAATAGCTTCGCCACTTATCGTACAGTTCCTGTTCAGCATAGGCGGCTGGCAGATATTCTTTATCTATGTAGAGCACCTGGGCACGCGCGAGCTGGCAGTGAGCCAGATACTGCGCAGCGTGTTTGGCGTAGCGGGTATCGGGCTGTGGGCGCTGGCCTCATCCTGCAATACCATTGTGAGCAACGTAATAGGCCAAAGCAAACAAAGGCTGGTGATACCCGTGATACTGCGCACTATAAAACTGGCGGTGATATATGCCGTAGCACTCGGCGCTATACTGGTCATCTTCCCCGATAGCTTCCTGGGTATGTACCGCAACGACCCTGACCTGGTACAGTTTGCCATCCCTAGTCTGAGGGTAGTAGCCATATCGTCCATTATCATGGCGGTAGCTACTGTACTCTTCAACGGCGTGATGGGTACCGGTAATACACGTATCAACCTGCTGATAGAGGTGATATGCGTGGGCACCTATGTAGTGTACTGCTACTTCGTCATAGAGCGTATGCGGCTGCCACTGTATTGGGCCTGGGCCTCAGAATTCGTTTACTGGGGCGCATTGGTCACGGCCTGTATCCTGTACCTGCGCACCGGCAGGTGGAGGAACAAAACGGTGTAA
- a CDS encoding Na/Pi cotransporter family protein: MNYSEIEVWPLLAGLGLFLFGMYMLEEALKALSGRAFKKFLSKHTGNAVKAVLSGALVTAVLQSSSMVSLLVMSFTGAGIIGLKNGIGMVFGANIGTTITGWLISLLGFKVDIKELILPFIAVGGLGISFLKTEKLAQFSKFLMGFSLMFLGLDFMKSGFTAFAQHFDFGFMDHLMFGWFVVAGVVLTAAIQSSSAAMMIFLSSLAAGIITLQQGMFLAIGADLGTTITAVLGTINGNAIKKKVGWSQVYINIITAIVALSLINVFRHLLVDILGIHDPLIALVSFHTLFNTTAIVVMLPFISLFTKAIDRLIGNKRESMATLVARVNPKESHAAIEALKKEAITFARNGIAVNKAFYGISNGKNSHTVASYFDLKKYEADITKFYLKLMQNDLNEKEVAITDKLIRAIRDTTLSVKDTKDIRHNLAELEQSANDHLYAFSKEIMERQRRYYNEVELVLNNIELTTSDDINNLEAIIRESHVSVSESIIRLDKLVADTDIALPGLLNMVREINNSDEYLLKAVAHLVASV; this comes from the coding sequence ATGAATTACTCCGAAATAGAAGTATGGCCTTTACTGGCGGGATTGGGTTTATTCCTGTTTGGCATGTATATGTTGGAAGAGGCGCTAAAGGCTTTGTCAGGGCGGGCATTTAAAAAGTTCCTCAGCAAGCATACCGGTAATGCGGTTAAGGCCGTATTGTCGGGCGCATTAGTTACAGCCGTGCTACAGAGTAGTTCTATGGTTTCTTTGCTGGTCATGTCGTTTACCGGGGCTGGTATCATCGGTTTGAAAAATGGTATCGGTATGGTGTTTGGTGCCAATATCGGTACTACTATAACCGGGTGGTTGATATCGCTTCTTGGTTTCAAGGTCGATATCAAAGAGTTGATACTTCCTTTCATTGCCGTTGGCGGCCTGGGCATTAGCTTCCTAAAAACGGAAAAACTCGCCCAGTTCAGCAAATTTCTTATGGGGTTCAGTCTTATGTTCCTCGGGCTGGATTTTATGAAGTCAGGTTTTACTGCTTTTGCTCAGCATTTTGATTTCGGCTTTATGGATCATTTGATGTTCGGCTGGTTTGTTGTAGCCGGCGTGGTGCTTACTGCTGCTATTCAATCCAGCTCTGCTGCCATGATGATCTTCCTGTCTTCTCTTGCGGCGGGCATCATTACTTTGCAGCAAGGCATGTTCCTGGCCATCGGTGCCGATCTTGGTACCACTATTACGGCGGTGTTAGGAACGATAAACGGCAATGCTATCAAAAAGAAAGTTGGCTGGTCGCAGGTATATATTAATATCATTACCGCTATCGTTGCATTATCCCTTATTAATGTATTCAGGCACCTGCTTGTAGATATTTTGGGTATTCATGATCCGCTTATTGCCCTGGTGTCCTTTCATACATTGTTCAATACTACTGCCATTGTGGTCATGCTGCCATTCATTAGCTTGTTTACAAAAGCAATTGACAGGCTTATTGGCAACAAAAGGGAGAGTATGGCTACATTGGTTGCCAGGGTAAACCCGAAAGAAAGTCATGCAGCTATAGAAGCATTGAAAAAAGAGGCGATCACTTTTGCAAGAAATGGTATAGCTGTTAATAAGGCATTTTACGGTATCAGCAATGGAAAGAATAGCCACACAGTAGCTTCTTACTTCGATCTGAAAAAATATGAAGCAGACATAACGAAGTTCTATCTGAAATTAATGCAGAATGATCTGAATGAAAAGGAAGTCGCAATAACAGATAAGCTGATAAGAGCCATCCGCGATACTACTTTATCTGTAAAAGACACAAAAGATATCAGGCATAACCTGGCTGAGTTGGAGCAGTCTGCCAATGACCACCTATATGCTTTTTCTAAAGAAATAATGGAACGTCAGCGGCGATATTACAATGAAGTAGAGCTTGTTTTAAATAATATAGAACTGACTACATCTGATGATATCAATAATCTTGAAGCGATAATTCGAGAGTCGCATGTGAGTGTCAGTGAAAGCATCATTAGGCTCGACAAGCTGGTAGCCGATACTGATATTGCACTGCCCGGCCTGCTCAACATGGTGCGCGAAATCAACAACTCTGACGAATACCTGCTAAAGGCGGTAGCTCACTTGGTGGCAAGTGTGTAA
- a CDS encoding DUF3822 family protein, which yields MAEITNNPSNEQIYKLHNNDNIISQIARVVIVLMPRAVSVAGFSDRGDLLMIKNNEYKKTLPQWIIDFFEHQFLNDQMLSAPHKVTSVFVATDKNLLVPETLYKPHDAEAWLKKLHYVESNEIVTTHHLREDKAYYLYAWPSAIKSLINRYFTKSKILPFSTYQFYKPFKAECSLQMALTSDRAFATLYKNRELTWHQVFNYKSSEDIAYQVMHAANEFGIEQGQMAIQCTVANKELAPHITDMLQFFPGLKDGTGTVVTNERGWVSNIYLIQQLYACGL from the coding sequence ATGGCAGAGATAACTAATAATCCGTCTAACGAGCAAATATATAAGCTGCACAATAACGATAACATCATTTCGCAGATAGCGAGGGTGGTTATTGTGTTGATGCCGCGCGCGGTATCTGTCGCCGGCTTCAGCGACAGGGGCGACCTGCTGATGATCAAGAACAACGAATACAAAAAAACGCTGCCGCAGTGGATCATCGATTTTTTTGAGCACCAGTTCCTGAACGACCAGATGCTGTCTGCGCCACACAAGGTGACCTCTGTTTTTGTGGCAACAGACAAGAACCTGCTGGTGCCTGAAACTTTATACAAACCTCATGATGCAGAAGCATGGCTGAAAAAACTGCACTATGTAGAGAGCAATGAGATAGTGACGACACATCACCTGAGGGAAGACAAAGCGTACTACCTGTATGCATGGCCATCGGCTATTAAAAGCCTCATCAACAGGTATTTCACTAAATCCAAGATATTGCCGTTCTCCACCTACCAGTTCTACAAGCCATTCAAGGCGGAATGCAGCCTGCAAATGGCACTGACCAGCGATAGGGCTTTTGCCACATTGTACAAGAACAGGGAACTGACCTGGCACCAGGTATTCAATTATAAATCATCAGAAGATATTGCCTACCAGGTAATGCACGCTGCCAATGAGTTTGGTATTGAGCAGGGGCAAATGGCCATACAATGTACCGTTGCCAATAAAGAACTTGCCCCTCATATTACTGATATGCTGCAGTTCTTCCCCGGGTTGAAAGACGGAACGGGCACTGTTGTGACCAACGAGCGTGGCTGGGTGAGCAATATCTACCTGATCCAACAACTATACGCATGCGGATTATAA
- the coaD gene encoding pantetheine-phosphate adenylyltransferase codes for MERICLFPGTFDPMTLGHVDVIKRSVSLFDKLIIAIGVNSQKTPMFTVEQRTAWIEEIFKDYPQISVTNYTGLTIDFCKQVGAQYMMRGIRYIADFEYEKAIADMNRTLAPEVETIFLTCAPEYSTVSSTIVRDVIRNGGDVSKFIPAEIKW; via the coding sequence ATGGAAAGGATATGTTTATTCCCCGGCACTTTCGACCCTATGACACTGGGGCATGTGGATGTTATCAAACGTTCCGTTTCCCTGTTCGATAAACTTATCATAGCGATCGGTGTGAATTCGCAAAAGACACCTATGTTCACTGTTGAACAACGCACGGCCTGGATAGAAGAGATTTTCAAAGACTATCCACAGATATCTGTAACGAACTATACAGGTTTGACCATCGACTTTTGCAAGCAGGTGGGGGCACAGTATATGATGCGTGGCATACGCTACATAGCTGACTTCGAATATGAGAAAGCCATTGCTGATATGAACCGTACACTGGCGCCTGAAGTAGAGACCATTTTCCTTACCTGCGCGCCGGAGTATTCTACCGTTTCTTCCACCATAGTACGCGATGTGATACGCAACGGTGGAGATGTAAGTAAATTCATTCCTGCCGAGATAAAATGGTGA
- a CDS encoding RsmD family RNA methyltransferase has product MRIISGAFRGRKFTPPAKTPARPTTDVAKEGLFNTLQNMMDLEDISTCDLFGGTGSISYELASRGAGNLTLIEADTGNINFIRKTVALLGVADKFNIIKGDVFRFMKQCTEQYDFIFAGPPYALENIDDLPMLVFQQKMLAEDGIFVLEHTPRNDYQQHPNFLKMKNYGTTVFSYFTNQNEQ; this is encoded by the coding sequence ATGCGGATTATAAGCGGTGCATTCAGGGGCAGAAAATTCACTCCCCCGGCGAAGACACCTGCCAGGCCAACAACAGACGTAGCTAAAGAAGGCCTTTTCAATACATTGCAGAATATGATGGACCTGGAGGATATCTCCACCTGCGACCTGTTTGGCGGTACGGGTAGTATCAGCTATGAGCTGGCATCGCGCGGGGCAGGCAACCTGACACTTATCGAGGCCGATACCGGGAATATCAACTTTATACGTAAGACAGTAGCCCTGTTGGGTGTTGCCGACAAGTTCAATATCATAAAAGGGGATGTTTTCCGATTTATGAAGCAATGTACCGAGCAGTACGATTTCATATTTGCCGGCCCTCCTTATGCACTGGAAAATATTGACGATCTGCCCATGCTGGTGTTTCAACAAAAGATGTTGGCAGAGGATGGTATATTTGTATTGGAGCACACGCCCCGCAATGATTACCAGCAGCACCCGAACTTCCTGAAGATGAAAAATTACGGAACGACGGTGTTCAGCTACTTTACCAACCAAAATGAACAGTAA
- the fabD gene encoding ACP S-malonyltransferase, producing MKHAYVFPGQGAQFTGMGKDLYDSNTLAKEYFEQANEILGFRITDIMFSGTAEDLKQTRVTQPAVFLHSVISFLVQDGLHPDMVAGHSLGEFSALVANKVLSFEDGLKLVYKRAMAMQRACEMNPSTMAAVLGLDDAKVEEVCAGITNEVVVPANYNCPGQLVISGSIEGINQACEAMKAAGAKRALVLQVGGAFHSPLMEPAKEELQAAIEATNFGNPSGPVYQNVDANPYIDPAMIQRNLINQLTSPVRWTQSVEHMINNGATHFTECGPGTVLQGLVKKIAKEMGKEVETDSLS from the coding sequence ATGAAGCATGCTTACGTTTTCCCCGGACAGGGGGCGCAGTTTACAGGTATGGGTAAAGACCTGTACGACAGCAACACTTTAGCCAAAGAATATTTTGAACAGGCCAACGAGATACTGGGTTTCCGCATTACGGATATCATGTTCAGCGGTACGGCAGAGGACCTGAAACAGACCCGTGTGACACAACCTGCGGTTTTCCTGCATTCGGTGATCAGCTTCCTGGTGCAGGATGGGCTGCATCCTGATATGGTGGCGGGCCACTCGCTGGGCGAATTCAGCGCGTTGGTAGCCAACAAGGTGCTGAGCTTTGAGGATGGCCTGAAACTGGTGTACAAACGTGCTATGGCCATGCAGCGTGCCTGCGAAATGAACCCGAGTACAATGGCGGCAGTGCTGGGACTTGACGATGCCAAAGTAGAAGAGGTGTGCGCCGGTATCACCAACGAGGTGGTGGTGCCTGCCAACTATAACTGCCCCGGCCAGCTGGTAATAAGCGGCAGTATTGAGGGCATCAACCAGGCCTGCGAGGCTATGAAGGCTGCCGGTGCCAAGCGCGCGCTGGTGCTGCAGGTAGGTGGTGCGTTCCACTCGCCACTGATGGAGCCTGCCAAAGAAGAGCTGCAGGCGGCCATAGAGGCGACCAACTTCGGCAACCCGAGCGGGCCGGTGTACCAGAACGTAGATGCCAACCCGTATATTGACCCGGCTATGATACAGCGCAACCTCATCAACCAGCTTACTTCGCCTGTGCGCTGGACACAAAGCGTGGAGCATATGATCAATAATGGTGCTACGCATTTTACCGAGTGCGGACCGGGAACGGTGCTGCAGGGGCTGGTGAAGAAAATTGCCAAAGAGATGGGGAAAGAGGTGGAGACCGATTCTCTTTCTTAA
- the ytxJ gene encoding bacillithiol system redox-active protein YtxJ: MNWTELTNEAQLDAIAEESKTQPVVIFKHSIRCSISAMAKTRLERSEQPEGIKFYYLDLINYRPVSNKVAEVFSVHHESPQVLLIKGGECVYEESHNGISMEEIAEQAA; this comes from the coding sequence ATGAACTGGACAGAACTGACAAACGAAGCGCAACTGGACGCTATTGCAGAGGAAAGTAAAACGCAGCCTGTAGTGATATTCAAGCACAGCATACGCTGCAGTATCAGCGCTATGGCCAAGACCCGCCTGGAGCGCTCAGAACAACCTGAAGGCATCAAATTCTACTACCTGGATCTGATCAACTACAGGCCGGTGAGCAATAAAGTGGCCGAGGTGTTCAGCGTACACCACGAGAGCCCGCAGGTACTGCTGATAAAGGGCGGCGAATGTGTATATGAAGAAAGCCACAATGGCATCAGCATGGAAGAGATTGCTGAGCAGGCAGCATAA